TAGAGATAAAATATCAAATAAATTTTATACACAGTGATGAAAATAGAGGAAGAATTGTATTTTTAATGTGCAATTCGCATTTTTTTAATCTTTAGATGCATAAAACTATTGCTATTAAACTTGTCTCATGCGTTAATGAGTAAGGCCTCAATACAGACCTGATTTATGATTGACATTCTAAGTTAATGAGTTTTAAACAGCATCGCTTTTTGACCGTTTTCTTCATGTGTGCCCATAAGTTATAGGTAGTTCAGGCCAGTAGATGCCGAGAAGGCAACGTTTTATTGATATATAGGAAAGTCACATGTCTGACAAAATGAAAGGTCAAGTTAAGTGGTTCAACGAGTCTAAAGGCTTTGGTTTTATTACTCCAGCAGACGGAAGCAAAGACGTATTCGTTCACTTTTCTGCCATTCAAGGTAACGGTTTCAAAACTCTGGCTGAAGGTCAGAACGTAGAATTCACAATTGAAAACGGTGCAAAAGGTCCAGCAGCAGCTAACGTAACAGCTCTGTAATTTAAAGCCTTTTAAAAATTTTCTTCAAGCCTGTCACCTTATGGTGGCAGGCTTTTTCTTTATGGGTAAAATAAATAAAAAGAGAATGATAATATTTATCAGGAGAAAAGATGCAGATTAATGATAGGGTTGTTGTGAAGACGGATGGTATTGATGATCGTGAAGGGATCATCCTGCTTATTGAAGAATTTCATGAAGGTATTATGTATTTAGTATCACTTCCCGAGTATCCAAAAGGAATTTGGTTTTTTAATGAAAAAGAGGGCGGAGAAGGTACATTTGTTAGACCAATACAACAAAAGTGATTTGTGTTTAGGTTCGGTTCATTTACATTTTTAAACTGGCTACTTATACTTTTGCTAAATTTTAGTGGGGAGAAGTCATTTTGGATACGCAAAGTTGTCGGTTAACAACAAATCAGTTAACTCAAAATAAATTTATTCCAATCAGTAGGTAGGCTGCTTTTCTTCAGTAAAACTGCTTACCACTTTTGGTGGGCAGTGCATCGTAATATTCCTTTCTTATATATTTCTGTTTTGCACTCACCCAAAAACCCTTTATGTAACTAACAAAAAAGGTATAGGTATGTGCTACATTTTTTTCTCCTTATTTCCTCCTCCTAGGTCGATACGTTAATTTCAATACTCTGAACTTTTAGAAAGTATTTTTCAGATTTATTTTTAATCATCATGTAGAGGAAATAAACATGACGATGACACCTTATATTTTAAATTTGGTAATTGCCATGTGTCTTGGTGCATTGATTGGTGCCGAACGTCAGTGGCGACAGAGGATGGCTGGTTTAAGGACGAATGCATTAGTTGCCACTGGAGCCGCTGTTTTTATCTTAAGTTCAATCGAGACTTCACCGGATAGTCCTGGCCGAATAGCCGCTCAAGTGGTTTCGGGGATAGGGTTTCTTGGCGCAGGTGTAATTATGCGAGAAGGAATGAATATTCGAGGACTGAATACAGCGGCAACACTTTGGTGTTCAGCAGGAATTGGCGTGTTGTGTGGTTTAGGGCTGTATCAATTGGCGACGATAGCAACACTTCTTATTCTTTGTGCCAATATTTTATTACGAGAAGCCGCTCAGCGCATTAATGCTCAACCACAATCTCAAGCAATAGATATTGAGCAACGTTACTCTATTCGAATTATTTGTGATGCTGAAGATGAGGTTTTAGTCAGAACTCTTATTTTGCAAGCAATAAATGGTTTACATGTTCGATTACAATCTTTGAGTAGTGCTGATACATTAATGCCTAGCCAATTAGAAGTTTGTGCTGAGTTGCTTGCAACGCCTATTGAACAAAAAGAGATAGAAGCCATTGTCTGCCGAGTTAGTTTAGAGAAAAGTGTAAGTGCTATCAATTGGAAAATTGCATCTGAGCACCCAGCCTAACTAACAATAGTTTGAATTAAATACACTTCTTAAGATTACTCTCTATATTCTATATAGGGAGTTTTTTTGTCATTGTCATACTGGAGAGATATTAAATACCCAAAATTAGCTTAAAAAGAATATGAATATTAAAGAAAGTTATAAGCGATATAGTCTTATCGTTTGTGAGCAAATAAACGTAGTGGCTGATTTTAAAACTCAGTGTCTCATTGCTGATAGTGAGATCTGCATCATATATTAAGTATTATTACTAACATATAGAAATAAAGTATTTTGTTATCGTAATTATTATTTTTGTAACTATTACTTTATGGAATAAAAATAGGGATTTTATTCATAGTGAACCAATTAAAAATACACAAGAAAGGCGGAATTGATTTTCGTTTTATTTTAAACAACCATTTTTACGTAATTTGATTAATATGCAATTATTTGTATTGTGGTTAACCCGTATATTGTGAGCTCAGAGTGGAAATGACTGAATAGAGTTTAAGCATATTTGATATGGTTTCTCTTTTTTATTCATTATTGCTTTCAGATTGTTTTGACTTACTGCTGTTTATTTTGAATAAACGATGAACATTAAAATCAAGTGAGCATTGGCCATGAGGCGTTTACTTATTAAATGAGGTGCTTAGGTGTATTGTAGGGCAAAAAGTCGTTATTAAGGGGCTTAGTGTAGTATAGAATTTTGTGGCATAAAGCGTGTTTTCTATTGATTATAATAGCATTTTTTTTAATATCTAAATTATACTCTCAAATTATTTCAATGTATTTGGTGAAATATATATCAATATTTTTCATCTGGTTTCGTTTAAGTGTTAATTTTTGAGTAATATTTTTAATTTAACCAAATGAGTGCCCAGAAAAAGAGAAGCAAGTGTAGTGAAATAGCAAGTTTAGTCCGCTACAGTAAAGCTGATGAATGGTTGACGAATGTTGTTTGTCATTGTTCATCCGTGATGTGCAAAAAAAATTGAAAAAATGTAATATTTTTTGTAAAAATCATGTAGAAAAAATGATACTAATAAGTAATCTTACAATGAGAATAGAAAAATCATACCAAGCATTTCTTTGTATAAAATAATAATTTCATGATTATATTATTTATAACTTTGTCAAGGATGTAAATCTGACTTATTACAGAAAGAGAATTATCTTAGTATGAAATAGGTATGCCATTACCATTTATCCTGAAAATAAATATAAAGGATAATTGTGATATTGACCTTTTTTGATTAACTTAAAAAGATAAAAACAAGCTCATACAACCATTAATTAAAAAAGTATACCATCAGAAAAAGACGACAAACATTTCACGATAGCTAGCTCAAAAAAGAGAGCGCTCATTTCAATAGAACTGAAAGCAATACACAAAGTATTTGTATTCACGCCATGAATAGTCTCAATTATTCTCGACTTAAAAAATACAGTTACAATATTTTTCCGATCCTTCTTTTTAGAAAAAACAGAACACTTTGGAAACGTAAAGTATGAAACCCAGTTATTACTTTTTAAGCATAATCTAATAAATGAGATATAGATCTAAATTGCTTAGATATATCAATATTTTTATTACTCTTTTATGGAGAGGAAATGTCTTTTTAAGCTCAGAATGACTCAAAAAAAGGGTAATAATACGGACTAAATCAGTGATAAGAAGAGAGGAATATTTAGATATGTATTTTTTAGTTATCTAAATAAAAATATAACGATATTTAAATCTTTGTCTGTGGCCCATCCCGTCAATATCAACTTTTGTTAAGCAATGGTGTTACTAAAAGTCAGCATCTTGGGTTCTGTAATACTTTGAGACTTGTGTTAACTAGGTTGAAATGAAGTAACTGAATATTGAAGGGGAAGAAAAGTGAAACAATGCTCATGATTTGTAGCTGTAAAACAAATCACGATAAAAATTAGTTTCGTTGATAAAAAGTAACATATGATATTTTATGGTTTGTGTTGATGCTAATAAAGTAATCAATAAGATGTTATTTTGATCATATTTATTTTTCTTTGTTTACATTAAGGTAGTGAGAGTATACAAGTGTTAAGTGTTGCTCAGGGTGTTAGTCTGCTCGGAAGCTTTTGGTGTTCAATAGCAATCAAAAGTAGAAAAAACAGAATTTATATTCAATCTTGTTTTTTTATGAATTAATTACTTTATATTGAGGGATCTCTAAATTTTTTTTTAGAAAATTGAAATTAATATTTCAATTTTAGCCTATTATTTTATAGTAAATGAAGTTGGTTTTATACTTTAAAAATTTAAAATTAACTCGATTTTTTTATTTGTTTCATTAAAGATAATATCTATAATTAATTTAAATGTATTTTATCAATATGGATAATTATTTTTTATTTCTTCATTTTTTAACTGTTCTTTTTTATTTTTTATTAAATGAGGCTAAATTTTATAAATTAATTCTTTGTTTTTTATATTTTACTTAAGCTAAATGTTGTATTATGTTTATATTCTGAATGATTATTAATAGTGAGTTTAAAGTTATTGGTTATTAATTTTATTTTTTCTTTTATTTATCTTTAATATTAAAAAATAAATTAATACAAATATTTACTGTTCATAAAATGGACTATAATTCATAAATAAAACTTATTTATATGAGTATATTATTTAGTGGTGATTAATTTACAGTCAATAAAATTCCTATTAAGAGTTCTGTAATTTAAGTGTTAAAAGCACATCCTAAATCATAAGTATATTTTTATTATTACGAAAGAAACTTTAATGCTGTTGAAAAAAATATTCAATAATTTAAGGGAGAAGATGCATAACTCAGAATTTAATTTTAGATGACTTATCTTTATGATACATAAGTGAGTGTTTGTATCATTATGATTTTAAAGAAAAAATTATTCTTTAAATCATGATAAAAAAAGTAATAACTATAAATAATTATAATAGTCTATTTATTGAACAAATTGTAAATAAAAAGTGATCATTTCTGAGGTTTTAAGTAAATGATGAAAAAAATAATATCTATAGAAATATTTATTAAACAGAAAGGGATTGTTTAGATAAAGATGAGGAGTAGATATAGCAATATATGTTACTGTGATCAAAAAAATCTTCAATTTTAGATTTGTCAATTTTTTATGCTGTATTTTTAGGTTTATAAGTTTAATAGATCGTATAAAATAAAAAATTATCATTAATATTTTAATTTGGGTAGATTAGCTTATTAATTTACACCAAGTTTTATTACTTTTATCACTTGAATAGTTAATGAACTAATTCCATAATAATGATTATCTTTTTGTGATGTGACTCACATAGTATTTAAATTAGACTACTTTATCCGTTGAATAACTTAATAGTTAAGGAGTAAAGTTGTTGCGTTAGGATTATTCTTAACGAACTATATTGGCGAGCATTTAAAGTTTACTTTTAATTTAAATGTTTTTTTCGCTACTTTTGAAAATGACCGTATCAAAGTAATACAAGGTAGTGTTACTACGCGTCATGTTCATAAAATGGGGCCTGGAGATTTAATATTACATTTATATTAATTTCCTCGGGATCTTTCATTAGGAAGATCCTCTTTGTTCAATATAATCGGACGGGATGTAAAGAGATGAGTACGGTTGAATTGCTTAAGCATATTTATGACATAAATTTATCGTATTTGCTTTTGGCGCAAAGGTTAATTAACCAAGAAAAGGCTTCAGCAATGTTTAGGCTTGGTATTAGTGATTCCATGGCTGATGCTCTTGCAGAGCTTACATTGCCTCAATTGGTTAAGTTGGCTGAAACAAACCAACTAATCTGTAATTTCCGGTTTGAAGACAGCGAAACAATAGAACAACTCACTAAAGAATCTAGAGTGGATGATTTGCAACAGATCCATACAGGTATTCTTCTTTCTTCAAACTTGTTTCGTCAGTTAGCGGAACAAGATACATCTGCAACAAAGAAACGGGCATAACAATGAGTGAGAAAAGTATCGTTCGAGAAGCGAAAGATATTCGCTTAGCAATGGAATTAATCACCTTGGGTGCCCGCTTACAAATGCTTGAAAGTGAAACTCAATTAAGTCGGGGGCGTTTAATTAAATTATACAAAGAATTAAGAGGGAGCCCCCCTCCAAAAAGGAATGTTACCTTTTTCAACGGATTGGTTTATGACATGGGAACAAAATATCCATTCCTCAATGTTCTATAACGCTTACCGTTTTTTATTGAAAAATGGGGGTTGTGTAGGGGTTGAGGCAGTTGTTAAAGCTTATCGTTTATACCTAGAACAATGTCCACCTGTTAAAGATCAAGAACCCATTTTAGCACTAACAAGAGCATGGACATTAGTACGCTTTGTTGAAAGTGGTATGTTACAACTTTCAGTTTGTACCAAATGTAATGGTTCATTTATTACACACGCCACCAACCTGCTAGCAATTATGTTTGCAGTCTTTGCCAGCCTCCTTCTCGCGCAATAAAAAAACGTAAACTTTCCGCCAATCCTGCCGATATTAACTTACAACTGTTGGATGGTCTTGAACAGTTTGCAATGTGATTCGAGATTGAAAGTTAAATATCAGGTTATAGAGCTTAGTTATCTATAACCTGAGCCGTTTCCTCTCCCCCTCCTATCTCTTGCTGCTATGTTCGCCATTCTCTCTATAACGAAATTAGCTAAAGGGATATCGCGTGTTAGTACTCTTAGGATATATCGTGGTTATGAGCGCCGTCATCGGGGGATATCTTCTCGTCGGTGGTAGTTTAGGCGCCTTGTACCAGCCAGCCGAATTTATAATCATTTTTGGTGCCGGTATCGGTGCTTTTATTGTGGGTAATAATGGTAGAGCAATTGTATCAACAATGAAGATCCTACCGAAATTACTTCGTAGTACAAATTACAATAAAGCGATGTACATGGATTTGATGGCTCTCATGTTTCGTTTATTGTCAAAAGCACGTCAAAACGGAATGTTGGCATTAGAGAGAGATATCGAAAATCCACAGCAAAGTGATATTTTTTCCCAGTATCCTCGCATTATGAAAGATGTCTATATGCTCAGTTTTATTACGGATTATATGCGTCTCATGGTGACTGGGAATATGAATCCTTATGAAATTGAATCTTTGATGGATGAAGAGATTGCGACTTTTGAGGAAGAGAGTGAAGTTCCCGCTACAGGGTTATCTGCCATGGGTGATTCTTTACCCGCGTTTGGTATTGTAGCTGCTGTGATGGGCGTTGTTAATGCGTTAGGTGCGGCGGATAGACCTGCTGGTGAAATGGGGGTTCTCATTGGACACGCAATGGTCGGAACTTTTTTAGGTATTTTATTAGCGTATGGTTTTATTTCACCATTAGCTTCCCGACTCAGACAACGCTCTAGTCAACAAATGAAAATGATGGAGTGTATCAAAACAACACTGTTATCTAGCATGAATGGATATGCGCCACAGATAGCGGTTGAATTTGGACGTAAAACCCTCTTTCTGGCAGACAGACCTTCTTTTATTGAATTGGAAGAACATGTACGTCAGGTACGGACACCGATGCAGGCAAATCCTGATGCAATGAAAGAAGAGTAATTATGAAGAGTAATTCACAAATCATTCGAGTTAAAAAGCGAGGGAGAAAGCAACATTACGCTCACGGTGGTGCATGGAAGATAGCTTATGCTGACTTTATGACTGCAATGATGGCTTTCTTTCTGGTGATGTGGTTACTTTCAATCTCTAGCCCACAAGAATTAACTCGTGTAGCAGAATATTTCCGTACGCCGTTAAAAGTCGCAATTGAAAAAGGGCGATTTAGTGGAGATGCAACAAATCCTATTCCCGGAGGAGGACGTGATCCTGTCTATAATGAAGGGGATATTTTGCCAAAAGGCGAGGAAGATAAACAGCTTAATGAAAAGCAACAATTCCGCCGTTTAAAAGATAATTTAGAACAAGTCATTTTAAATGATCCTAGATTAAAAGATCTGAAGCCTCATTTATTAATCGACATGATGGATGAGGGTTTACGAATTCAAATTATCGATAAAGCAAATCGACCTATGTTTAGAGTCGGTAGTGCCACCGTTGAACCTTATATGAAGGATATTTTAACGGCTATTGCACCTATTTTAAACGATACACCATACAAAATTAGTTTATCGGGTCATACCGATGATATTCCTTATGCAAGTGGTGCTTTTAAATATAGTAACTGGGAATTGTCTACAGATCGTGCTAATGCCTCTCGCCGTGAGTTAATTGGTGCAGGATTAAGGGAATGGAAAGTACTTCGTGTCGTAGGTATGGCATCAACGGTTCATCTCGTTAAAGAAGATGGTTTTGCAGCGGCTAACCGACGGATCAGTATTCTAGTCTTAACGAAGCAAGCAGAACAAAAAATTGTACAAGAAAATGAGCGGGTTGCACCGACAGTAACTGAGGCTATTGAAATAGAGCCTCTACTTTCAGGGCAAGAAACCCCACAAGAAAAAGCAGGAAATACACAGACGGGTTCGTCTGTGTCTTCTGCATCTGAGCTTCCCGAATCAAAAAAGGAAAATGTTGAAACAGGAGTTTCTGGGGAAAGTTTGCCATCACAATCGACAAATATTACTACAAAACAGGGAACAGCCCCCTAATTTGTTAGTAATCGCGTAAAGGTGAATGAGTAACGATGGATATTACTGAGTTTTATCAAACATTTTTTGATGAAGCAGATGAGTTGTTAGCTGATATGGAACAGCATTTACTGTTACTTGATCCAGAAAATCCAGATCAGGAACAGATGAATGCGATTTTCCGTAGTGCACACTCCATAAAAGGAGGAGCTGCAACATTTGGCTTCGTTAAACTTCAACAGACCACTCATGTGCTTGAAAACTTGCTCGATAGTGCAAGACGTCATGAGATGGCGCTCACCGACGACATTATTAACCTGTTTCTGGAAGCGAAAGATATTATGCAACAGCAATTGGATGCACATAAAAACTCACAAGAACCTGATGAGGAAACATTTAACTATATTTGTGAGAAGTTGCGTCAGCTGGCTCTCGATGTAAAAGAAGAACAATCAGCTCCTAATGTTGAGGCCGTTGCTGGGCCTGAAGCTTCCGTTTCACACGTTATTGAGACTGAAACTTCTGTTCCATCATCTGATGCTGAAAATGTGCAAAATGACGCCACTGTAGAAGAGATATCGAAAATGGCGACTGATGGACATTATTACCATCACATTATTTTGTCTGATCTTAAAGAGACTGATATTGATTTAATGCTTGATGAATTAAAACATCTTGGTGATGTGAGCCAAGTTGAAAAACAACATCATGGCCTTGAAGCAATATTAAAAACAACCGCGACAGAAGAAGATATTAGTGCGGTACTCTGTTTTGTGATTGAGCCTGAACAGATCTCATTTAGACAAAATACGGCTACAGAAAAACGGATGGCACAAGAAGAGAGTAAACCCTCTATTGATGATACTCATACTGAAAGCCAAGCAGAACAATCAGCACCTACTCAATCTGTTGTCGCTGAAAATGCACCGTTATCAGAACCAGCAAAAGCACCCGTTGCGACGGTATCAACACCGACCA
This genomic stretch from Proteus vulgaris harbors:
- the mgtC_2 gene encoding Mg(2+) transport ATPase protein C — its product is MTMTPYILNLVIAMCLGALIGAERQWRQRMAGLRTNALVATGAAVFILSSIETSPDSPGRIAAQVVSGIGFLGAGVIMREGMNIRGLNTAATLWCSAGIGVLCGLGLYQLATIATLLILCANILLREAAQRINAQPQSQAIDIEQRYSIRIICDAEDEVLVRTLILQAINGLHVRLQSLSSADTLMPSQLEVCAELLATPIEQKEIEAIVCRVSLEKSVSAINWKIASEHPA
- the flhC_1 gene encoding transcriptional activator FlhC gives rise to the protein MSEKSIVREAKDIRLAMELITLGARLQMLESETQLSRGRLIKLYKELRGSPPPKRNVTFFNGLVYDMGTKYPFLNVL
- a CDS encoding Dextransucrase DSRB; its protein translation is MQINDRVVVKTDGIDDREGIILLIEEFHEGIMYLVSLPEYPKGIWFFNEKEGGEGTFVRPIQQK
- the motA gene encoding flagellar motor protein MotA — protein: MSAVIGGYLLVGGSLGALYQPAEFIIIFGAGIGAFIVGNNGRAIVSTMKILPKLLRSTNYNKAMYMDLMALMFRLLSKARQNGMLALERDIENPQQSDIFSQYPRIMKDVYMLSFITDYMRLMVTGNMNPYEIESLMDEEIATFEEESEVPATGLSAMGDSLPAFGIVAAVMGVVNALGAADRPAGEMGVLIGHAMVGTFLGILLAYGFISPLASRLRQRSSQQMKMMECIKTTLLSSMNGYAPQIAVEFGRKTLFLADRPSFIELEEHVRQVRTPMQANPDAMKEE
- the flhC_2 gene encoding transcriptional activator FlhC — encoded protein: MTWEQNIHSSMFYNAYRFLLKNGGCVGVEAVVKAYRLYLEQCPPVKDQEPILALTRAWTLVRFVESGMLQLSVCTKCNGSFITHATNLLAIMFAVFASLLLAQ
- the motB gene encoding chemotaxis protein (motility protein B) is translated as MKSNSQIIRVKKRGRKQHYAHGGAWKIAYADFMTAMMAFFLVMWLLSISSPQELTRVAEYFRTPLKVAIEKGRFSGDATNPIPGGGRDPVYNEGDILPKGEEDKQLNEKQQFRRLKDNLEQVILNDPRLKDLKPHLLIDMMDEGLRIQIIDKANRPMFRVGSATVEPYMKDILTAIAPILNDTPYKISLSGHTDDIPYASGAFKYSNWELSTDRANASRRELIGAGLREWKVLRVVGMASTVHLVKEDGFAAANRRISILVLTKQAEQKIVQENERVAPTVTEAIEIEPLLSGQETPQEKAGNTQTGSSVSSASELPESKKENVETGVSGESLPSQSTNITTKQGTAP
- the flhD gene encoding transcriptional activator FlhD; this translates as MFRLGISDSMADALAELTLPQLVKLAETNQLICNFRFEDSETIEQLTKESRVDDLQQIHTGILLSSNLFRQLAEQDTSATKKRA